Proteins encoded in a region of the Streptomyces sp. NBC_01471 genome:
- a CDS encoding MetQ/NlpA family ABC transporter substrate-binding protein produces MRNSRKISASAAAVAALAIGLTACGTSSDPSSKPEGAKADTSKPLVVAASPVPHADILNYVKTHLAAKAGLKLQVKEFTDYVLPDTATQTGQVDANFFQHKPYLDDYNKKHHSDLVPVVSVHLEPLGLYSKKDKDLKSIKSGQTVAVPNDTTNEGRALKLLADNGLITLKSGVGSEASLSDIKDSKGLKFKELEAATLPRALDDVDAAVINGNYALDAKLKPAKDALALEKAAGNPYANLLVVKKGSEKDPRVEKLAKLLNSPQLKKYIDDKYQGAVIPAFGAVKP; encoded by the coding sequence GTGCGTAACTCCCGCAAGATATCCGCGTCCGCAGCCGCCGTCGCCGCTCTGGCCATCGGCCTCACCGCCTGCGGCACCTCGTCCGACCCGTCGAGCAAGCCCGAGGGCGCGAAGGCCGACACGAGCAAGCCGCTCGTCGTCGCGGCCTCGCCCGTCCCGCACGCCGACATCCTCAACTACGTGAAGACCCACCTGGCGGCCAAGGCCGGACTCAAGCTCCAGGTCAAGGAGTTCACGGACTACGTCCTGCCCGACACGGCCACCCAGACCGGCCAGGTCGACGCCAACTTCTTCCAGCACAAGCCGTACCTCGACGACTACAACAAGAAGCACCACTCCGACCTGGTCCCCGTCGTCAGCGTGCACCTGGAGCCGCTGGGGCTGTACTCCAAGAAGGACAAGGACCTCAAGTCCATCAAGTCCGGGCAGACCGTGGCCGTGCCCAACGACACCACCAACGAGGGCCGCGCGCTCAAGCTCCTCGCGGACAACGGGCTGATCACCCTCAAGAGCGGGGTGGGCAGCGAGGCCTCGCTCTCCGACATCAAGGACAGCAAGGGCCTGAAGTTCAAGGAGCTGGAGGCGGCGACGCTGCCCCGCGCACTGGACGACGTCGACGCCGCCGTCATCAACGGCAACTACGCGCTCGACGCCAAGCTCAAGCCCGCCAAGGACGCGCTCGCCCTGGAGAAGGCGGCCGGCAACCCGTACGCGAACCTCCTCGTCGTCAAGAAGGGCAGTGAGAAGGACCCGCGCGTCGAGAAGCTGGCGAAGCTCCTCAACTCCCCGCAGTTGAAGAAGTACATCGACGACAAGTACCAGGGCGCCGTCATCCCGGCGTTCGGGGCCGTCAAGCCCTGA
- a CDS encoding GNAT family N-acetyltransferase: MTTTFPDISISTDRLVLRPFEEADIPPLADMMNDEAVTAWTTAPHPYQHIDGERWVRRIAPAERTAGRGIVLAVTEFLTHRLVGTVHLRATNWRTMATEVRYITAPWARGEGYATESVLAVAQWLFRDQRFERIELRTPADNTAAQQVAQKIGCISEGVLRNAWIARTRTENGTDGGWTDIRTDLIVWSLLPEDLEGVADQLADANGYGTFNDWN; this comes from the coding sequence ATGACGACCACCTTCCCGGACATCTCCATCAGCACGGACCGGCTGGTGCTGCGCCCCTTCGAGGAGGCGGACATCCCGCCGCTGGCGGACATGATGAACGACGAGGCGGTCACCGCCTGGACCACGGCGCCCCACCCCTACCAGCACATCGACGGCGAGCGCTGGGTACGCAGGATCGCCCCCGCGGAGCGCACCGCGGGGCGCGGGATCGTCCTCGCCGTCACGGAGTTCCTCACCCACCGGCTGGTCGGCACCGTCCATCTGCGCGCCACCAACTGGCGCACGATGGCCACCGAGGTCCGCTACATCACCGCCCCCTGGGCACGCGGCGAGGGATACGCCACCGAGTCGGTCCTCGCCGTCGCGCAGTGGCTCTTCCGCGACCAGCGGTTCGAGCGCATCGAACTGCGCACCCCGGCGGACAACACCGCGGCGCAGCAGGTCGCGCAGAAGATCGGCTGCATCAGCGAGGGCGTGCTGCGCAACGCCTGGATAGCGCGCACCCGGACCGAGAACGGCACGGACGGCGGCTGGACCGACATCCGCACCGACCTCATCGTGTGGAGCCTGCTCCCCGAGGACCTGGAAGGGGTCGCCGACCAGCTGGCCGACGCCAACGGGTACGGCACCTTCAACGACTGGAACTGA